CGGTTATATCGGTCAGACGGCGATCAAAACCAACGAAGTCATCGCGAAAGCCACCGATGGCGTGCTGTTCATCGACGAAGCCTACACGCTGGCGAAATCGGGTGGCCAGGATTACGGTCAGGAAGCCATCGACACGATCCTCAAGAAAATGGAAGACCTGCGGGAACGTCTGGTGGTCATCGTCGCCGGCTATCCGGTCGAGATGGCGGAATTCATCGAATCCAATCCGGGGCTGGAAAGCCGCTTCAGCCGTTATATTGTGTTTGAGGATTATCACGTTTCAGATCTGTGTCAGATATTCGAGCTGATGTGCAACGCCAATGCGTACCAGTTGACGCCCGCCGCACGCGGCAACCTGGCGATCCTGCTCAACCGGGTCTTCACCGACCGCGATCAGAATTTCGGGAATGCCCGCCTGGTCCGTAACGCCTACGAACGCACGCTGGGCAATCATGCCGACCGCCTGGCAATGAGCAGTGAACCGATCACCCGCGAAGCACTGTCGACCATCGAAGCGGTCGACCTCCCATTTCGCATTATCACAGGAATGACCGGCCTTATCGATTTGAGCAATTCCCGCTGGCGGGTCAACTGCCCCCACTGTGAGAATGAGACAAATGCCAGTCTCCCCTTGCTGGGACAGATCGTCAAATGCAATGCCTGCGGCACTCGCTTCCGCTGCCCGTGGTGGAACCTGGACCCCGACACCGTCCCCGGCTTAAGCGGCTTTGAACTCTACGAACGCCCGAGCGATCTGAATGGGTACGATATTCAGCCTGAGGAAGCGACCGCGCAAACTTAAGAAAGGTCGAACCATGTTGCCCGTATTGAAACGTCTATGGTTGTGCAGTCTGGCTTTGAAGCGGGCTTTCTGAAAGCTGAATATCAGACTGTGCAGTTAATTACCGACAGGAAAACAACCGGGGCTAACGCCCTGCGGCTAATGGCGAAAAAAATTAGCCGCAGGGCGTTAGCCTAATGGCACTTACTTTAAATTAAGTTGGTTACCCCTGCCGTTTGGTATGGGATTTGCGCAGATTTTTATTCTTGAAAATAGGCCGCCAATTTGACAGGAGTAATCACGCTGTGAAACAATCACCGGAACAGATTCTTGAATTCGATCGTGCCTTCGAACAACTTAAAGAATTGGTGGACTTACGCCAAGCCGATCAACTGCATCCCAGGCGACCCAATGCAATCTATACCGCCTGCGTTGTGCTGTGGATGCTGATTTTTCAACGACTCAAACCAGATGCTTCACTCGAAGCAGCGGTGAAGCATCTGATTGAAAATCAACCTGGCTACCTTCCTGAAAACAAACGATTAAGCCAGGGAACACTCTCGTCCAACAGTGCAGCATACAGCCGAGCTCGCAGCGAACTACCGTTGGATGTTGTGAAATGGTTTTCCAATGAAATCACTCGTGCCATCGTCGGGCAATCTGAACCCCTGCTGGACGGTCGTCAAATTTTTTTACTCGATGGAACCACGATCACATTAGCACCGGAAAAAGAATTACAAACGAAATATCCACCTGCCTCCAATCAGCACGGCGAAAGTGTCTGGCCCGTTGTCAATCTGACCGTTTTTCATGAGCTCAGTAGTGGTTGTGCCTTGCTGCCACAGTTGGGGGCCATGTATGGACCTGAAGCGGTTTCAGAAACGGAACTTGCCCGAAATGGCATGCACTGCCTGCCAGACGAATCGATCATCATGGCTGATGCAGGATTTGGGATCTTTGGTGTTGCTCACCAGGCACAACTCCTGGGGCATGATTTTTTTCTACGTATGAAGAAGTTAAACTTTGACTCGCTTCGAGCCAAAGCAAAACTTGTATCGCAAAGCCCAAAACATAAGACCTATCAACACCAGTGGACTCCGACCCCCAAAAACCGTAGAACACAACCCGGGCTCCCCAGGGACGCTTCGCTGGCTGTTGTTTTGCACGAAATCATCGTCAATGAAACCTTGACGCTTTATTGCGTTACCAGCCTGCCGCAAGACGCTGCCACCTTAAGTAACCTCTACAATCAAAGGGTCAATGTCGAAGTTGATATTCGTAACTTGAAGGTCGTATTAGACACCGAGAACATTCGCGCCAAGAAGGTAGACACGTTTTTGAAAGAGCTGTATACGTCAGTGGTTGCCTACAATTTAGTTGGTCAATTCCGCAGACAGGCGGCTGAACTGAATCAGGTTGCTCCACGGCGGATGAGCTTTAAGCGAACCTGGACAACATTCCAAACGTTTCTCTTAAGACACCTGCACACTGAGCCTGAATTATGGCGTAAATGCTTCGAGCGAGCCCTGTTCTACGCGACCAAAGATAAACTTCCGAATCGCGCTGCCAACCGAAGCGTAAAAAGAGAATGCTACCCCAAACGTTCGAAGAGAGACCATTTCGAAAAAAGAAAAAAACCTCCAGAAAAATTGAAACACACTGATCTGAAGTAAGTGCCATTAGGCTAACGCCCCGGTTCAGAAATGTTAACGACGTTCAAACATCTTTCGATCAAGATTATAAGCCGACTGGCGCCTTACCCCTTTACTGTTTTCCACACTATAAACACCCACTCATTTTATAACCGTTCTTACG
The sequence above is a segment of the Gimesia algae genome. Coding sequences within it:
- a CDS encoding IS4 family transposase, which gives rise to MKQSPEQILEFDRAFEQLKELVDLRQADQLHPRRPNAIYTACVVLWMLIFQRLKPDASLEAAVKHLIENQPGYLPENKRLSQGTLSSNSAAYSRARSELPLDVVKWFSNEITRAIVGQSEPLLDGRQIFLLDGTTITLAPEKELQTKYPPASNQHGESVWPVVNLTVFHELSSGCALLPQLGAMYGPEAVSETELARNGMHCLPDESIIMADAGFGIFGVAHQAQLLGHDFFLRMKKLNFDSLRAKAKLVSQSPKHKTYQHQWTPTPKNRRTQPGLPRDASLAVVLHEIIVNETLTLYCVTSLPQDAATLSNLYNQRVNVEVDIRNLKVVLDTENIRAKKVDTFLKELYTSVVAYNLVGQFRRQAAELNQVAPRRMSFKRTWTTFQTFLLRHLHTEPELWRKCFERALFYATKDKLPNRAANRSVKRECYPKRSKRDHFEKRKKPPEKLKHTDLK